The proteins below are encoded in one region of Parvicella tangerina:
- a CDS encoding M949_RS01915 family surface polysaccharide biosynthesis protein, whose translation MNCTRELISFNFIRNPLVFIVLLEFAFCGVASGQNKTTESTWQLSLDVDNYFSIRDAWSSSSKSVSIIVYDTTEKKQYALSLIKNADEWNHFNFPEDFVALSDQAKNSELPPQDFIFEVRVKRNVEKRQRLYYDPSPNALLQLDFYPFREKLDTTIVWGDLIDAYQWKDKIGDNVVVRSELIFKSLSDSLSTYKKYLYFYHFLRVDDELKLIRKFTDVFGECEETPKASFSLPSIELTDIDRDTIGEISVIYDLYCSGGDTLNYHSKLLLASNGKKFMLDATIDPCETGEEYFVEFAKSSSFRFYPYLLRFMQEKLGNYHQQ comes from the coding sequence ATGAATTGTACAAGAGAATTAATCTCGTTTAATTTTATCAGAAACCCTTTAGTATTTATCGTTCTGCTAGAATTTGCTTTTTGTGGTGTTGCTTCAGGACAAAACAAAACAACGGAGAGCACTTGGCAACTATCGCTGGACGTAGATAATTATTTTTCGATTAGAGATGCCTGGTCATCTAGCAGTAAGTCCGTAAGTATCATTGTTTACGACACTACAGAAAAAAAACAGTATGCGTTGTCTTTGATTAAAAATGCGGATGAATGGAATCATTTTAACTTTCCCGAGGATTTTGTTGCGTTAAGTGATCAAGCTAAGAATTCTGAATTACCTCCTCAAGATTTCATTTTTGAAGTACGCGTGAAAAGAAATGTAGAAAAAAGACAACGACTGTATTATGATCCTAGTCCTAATGCGCTTCTGCAACTCGATTTCTATCCGTTTCGAGAAAAGCTGGATACCACTATTGTTTGGGGAGATTTGATTGATGCCTACCAGTGGAAAGATAAAATAGGAGATAACGTTGTGGTTCGAAGTGAACTTATTTTTAAATCACTTTCAGATTCGCTATCGACTTACAAAAAATACCTGTATTTCTACCATTTTTTACGGGTTGATGATGAGTTAAAACTTATCAGAAAGTTTACAGATGTCTTTGGTGAATGCGAAGAAACTCCGAAAGCAAGTTTTTCTTTACCATCCATTGAATTGACGGATATAGATAGGGATACGATTGGCGAAATCAGTGTAATCTATGATCTATACTGCTCTGGTGGAGACACGTTAAACTATCATAGTAAATTACTTTTGGCCAGCAATGGAAAGAAATTCATGTTAGACGCTACGATTGATCCATGCGAAACAGGAGAAGAATATTTCGTGGAATTTGCCAAATCAAGTAGTTTTAGGTTCTACCCTTATTTACTTAGATTTATGCAGGAGAAACTAGGTAATTATCATCAACAATGA
- a CDS encoding response regulator, giving the protein MSKINVLVVEDESIVSKDIQYSLKKLGYNVVGAAATGEKAIELAGEKNPDIILMDIMLKGDITGIEASAEIKEKYNIPIIFLTAYADENTLSKAKVTEPYAYIIKPFKEIDLHTSIEMALYKHGKELEVLKERDMLYSVVENKDSTDFIFVKSKSRLIKLNTKDIYFIEALKDYVVINAASARYTIHSTMKDIEEKMPSEHFLRVHRSYIVRLDKIAQIEAPNIILEDNKKIIPIGGSYKDELYKRINLV; this is encoded by the coding sequence ATGAGCAAGATAAATGTTTTAGTTGTTGAAGATGAAAGTATTGTTTCAAAGGACATTCAGTATAGTTTGAAAAAACTAGGCTATAATGTTGTTGGAGCTGCTGCTACTGGAGAAAAAGCAATAGAACTGGCGGGAGAGAAAAACCCCGATATCATTTTGATGGATATCATGTTAAAAGGTGATATTACAGGTATCGAAGCCTCTGCGGAAATAAAAGAAAAGTATAATATTCCTATTATTTTCTTGACAGCATACGCTGATGAGAATACGCTTTCGAAGGCAAAAGTAACTGAACCTTATGCATACATTATCAAACCATTTAAAGAGATAGACTTGCATACTTCTATTGAAATGGCTTTGTATAAGCACGGTAAGGAACTTGAAGTTCTCAAGGAAAGAGATATGCTCTACAGTGTAGTTGAGAATAAAGACTCAACGGATTTCATTTTTGTAAAGAGTAAATCCAGATTGATCAAGTTGAACACAAAAGATATCTACTTTATCGAGGCCTTAAAAGATTATGTTGTGATCAATGCAGCTTCAGCGAGATACACGATCCATAGCACAATGAAAGATATTGAAGAGAAAATGCCTTCAGAGCATTTCTTGCGTGTTCATCGTTCTTATATTGTTAGATTAGATAAGATTGCGCAAATTGAAGCACCAAACATCATTCTTGAGGACAACAAAAAGATTATTCCAATTGGTGGATCCTATAAAGATGAATTGTACAAGAGAATTAATCTCGTTTAA
- a CDS encoding type III pantothenate kinase, whose amino-acid sequence MMHRIVDIGNTKIKMAWFENNQLVKVTISENEKEEIKRAIHSHQVDHTIISSVANEDLTKFVIAQTEHPIVLDQHTPLPIVNNYKTPETLGKDRLANAVGAYHLFNETNCLIIDAGTCLKFDVLNSSNEYIGGVISPGLNMRFEALHTFTDKLPLVKPDEIEPVSMGVDTLTSIHSGCYMGMNNEIESTIMHLEQRFENLKIIITGGDMEVLQNMEFSQKNSIFADRWLTLRGLNEILDHNVKS is encoded by the coding sequence ATGATGCACCGAATTGTAGATATTGGGAACACTAAAATAAAAATGGCGTGGTTCGAGAATAATCAACTTGTCAAGGTGACCATATCGGAAAACGAAAAAGAGGAAATTAAGCGTGCAATTCACTCGCATCAGGTTGATCACACCATCATTTCTTCCGTTGCGAATGAAGATTTAACAAAGTTTGTGATAGCTCAAACTGAACATCCTATTGTACTGGATCAACATACACCTCTGCCAATTGTCAACAATTATAAAACACCTGAAACTTTAGGGAAAGATCGCTTGGCAAACGCAGTAGGAGCCTACCATTTATTCAATGAAACGAACTGTTTAATAATTGATGCTGGCACTTGCTTAAAGTTTGATGTTTTGAATAGTTCAAATGAATATATTGGAGGTGTCATTTCTCCTGGACTAAATATGAGGTTCGAAGCTTTACACACTTTTACGGATAAATTACCGTTAGTGAAGCCAGATGAAATTGAACCAGTGAGTATGGGTGTAGATACATTAACTTCAATTCATTCAGGTTGTTACATGGGGATGAATAATGAGATTGAATCAACAATAATGCATCTTGAGCAACGATTTGAAAATCTTAAGATAATCATTACGGGTGGTGACATGGAAGTATTGCAAAACATGGAATTTTCACAAAAAAATAGCATCTTTGCAGACCGCTGGCTAACGCTAAGAGGATTAAATGAAATTTTGGACCATAATGTTAAATCGTAA